In Musa acuminata AAA Group cultivar baxijiao chromosome BXJ2-3, Cavendish_Baxijiao_AAA, whole genome shotgun sequence, the following proteins share a genomic window:
- the LOC135607384 gene encoding pumilio homolog 5-like → MATENPLRFIGNNGAGNWTLNKDTSQFASSDNIVSEELGSLLKGQRFHGNNSITGLSRSGSAPPSMEGSRAAFDILEDRTADLDGSLENLSNAAQNCNSEEQLCAHPAYLAYYCSNVNLNPRLPPPLISRENRHLMQHNSGFEDNRRMPSFDDSNKASFFVSRPALSTHDEEPEDDRSPRVEHTDWMKADVVSGHFTPSPGHLAQKDFPQTSSPVYADHSHPSSHIMLEQAPNQGAFLNPLQESSMGITDPETRSPSIAANACIPHLGSHSVQSMLNDNLGGTPVTCSASTDKTVNLHQGCGNIEDDLKNLRLSSDGHRRHQPQQYMQQVGIYPQSSSSHAQIGQSQVIVQGHYPQSTGDRFSHGQPKLPSVEVQPLLQSSGIAPLYVTAAAYGTPYYHNLQSSSLLPSQFGISGYALNPSLVPPLVTAYPHHRSGIPVPFENAVGPNFSARASGVSDGGNVSGIDMQHLHKIYGQLGLAIQPPFPDPLYVPFYNYPSLDAYAAAGQYDPTISRGGSVGSSPGTYDPQKAPGPVHLPDQRPQVMRVGGVNTLNLNAITGGTGSPSYYGSSPNNSVLMQFPSSSLASPVFQGSTVAGTSFSGRKNDNIKFPFGSERNAGSLSGWQNQRGRDKVDEPKSYSFLEELKSNRARRYELSDIAGRIVEFSADQHGSRFIQQKLETCSVDEKASVFKEVLPHASSLMTDVFGNYVIQKFFEHGSPEQRRELANKLVGNVLPLSLQMYGCRVIQKALEVIELDQKTQLVQELDGNVMRCVRDQNGNHVIQKCIECIPTEKIGFIISAFHGQIATLSTHPYGCRVIQRVLEHCTDESQSQWIVDEILQSACLLAQDQYGNYVTQHVLEREKPHERSQIISKLSGQIVQMSQHKFASNVIEKCLEYGNTEERDHLIKEILGQTEGNDNLLVMMKDQFANYVVQKSLETCTDNQRQILLDRIKVHLQALKKYTYGKHIVARVEQLCSEDFSES, encoded by the exons ATGGCCACAGAGAATCCTTTGAGATTCATAGGGAATAATGGAGCTGGAAATTGGACCCTTAATAAGGACACATCACAATTTGCATCATCAGACAATATAGTTTCAGAAGAGTTGGGATCGCTTCTAAAAGGGCAAAGGTTCCATGGGAACAATAGCATCACTGGCCTCAGTCGAAGTGGAAGTGCACCTCCTAGCATGGAAGGCTCTCGTGCAGCGTTTGATATCCTGGAAGACCGGACTGCTGACTTGGATGGCAGCTTGGAAAACTTGAGCAATGCAGCTCAAAATTGTAATTCTGAAGAGCAACTCTGTGCTCATCCAGCTTACTTAGCATACTACTGTTCAAATGTGAATTTAAATCCGAGGCTTCCTCCACCTCTTATCTCTCGGGAGAATCGGCATTTGATGCAACACAATAGTGGATTTGAGGACAATAGGAGAATGCCCTCATTTGATGACAGCAACAAGGCATCTTTCTTTGTCTCTCGACCTGCCCTCTCTACTCACGATGAGGAACCTGAGGATGATAGGTCACCTAGAGTGGAACATACTGACTGGATGAAGGCTGATGTTGTTTCTGGGCATTTCACTCCTTCACCAGGACATTTAGCTCAG AAAGATTTTCCCCAGACTTCATCTCCTGTGTATGCTGATCATTCTCATCCCTCGAGTCACATAATGTTAGAACAAGCACCTAATCAAGGTGCCTTTCTGAACCCTCTACAAGAATCTTCAATGGGCATTACTGACCCAGAGACAAGATCACCCAGTATTGCTGCCAATGCTTGTATTCCTCATCTAGGCTCCCATTCAGTTCAATCAATGTTGAATGACAATCTTGGTGGCACGCCAGTTACATGCTCAGCATCCACTGACAAGACAGTGAACCTACACCAAG GTTGTGGTAATATTGAAGATGATTTGAAGAACTTAAGGTTGTCTTCTGATGGCCACAGAAGGCATCAACCACAGCAATACATGCAGCAAGTTGGCATTTACCCACAAAGCTCATCTTCTCATGCTCAGATTGGTCAGTCTCAGGTTATTGTCCAAGGACATTATCCTCAAAGTACCGGGGATCGTTTTTCTCATGGCCAACCAAAGTTACCCTCGGTTGAAGTTCAGCCTTTGTTGCAATCCTCTGGCATTGCTCCATTGTATGTCACAGCAGCTGCATATGGAACTCCATATTACCACAATTTGCAATCTTCTAGCCTACTTCCTTCCCAGTTTGGCATAAGTGGATATGCGTTGAATCCCTCACTAGTGCCTCCGCTTGTTACTGCTTATCCTCATCATCGTAGTGGTATTCCAGTGCCTTTTGAGAATGCTGTGGGCCCAAACTTCAGTGCTAGGGCTTCTGGAGTTTCTGATGGGGGAAATGTTTCTGGAATCGACATGCAGCACTTGCATAAGATATACGGGCAGCTGGGTCTAGCTATCCAGCCTCCCTTTCCAGATCCTTTGTATGTGCCTTTTTATAATTATCCCTCTTTGGATGCATATGCTGCTGCAGGTCAATATGATCCAACAATCTCCaggggaggttctgtgggaagctCACCAGGTACTTATGATCCACAAAAAGCTCCAGGTCCTGTGCATTTACCTGATCAGAGGCCCCAAGTCATGAGAGTTGGTGGTGTCAACACTCTCAATCTCAATGCTATAACAGGAGGCACAGGTAGTCCCAGTTACTATGGGAGCTCTCCAAACAACAGTGTCCTGATGCAATTTCCTAGCTCCTCGCTTGCCAGTCCTGTTTTTCAAGGATCAACAGTTGCTGGAACAAGCTTTTCAGGAAGGAAAAATGACAATATTAAATTTCCATTCGGCTCTGAAAGAAATGCTGGTTCTTTATCCGGGTGGCAAAACCAAAGAGGACGTGATAAGGTTGATGAACCAAAATCATACTCTTTCCTTGAAGAGCTAAAGTCCAACAGAGCTCGTAGATATGAGTTATCTGATATTGCTGGCCGTATTGTTGAATTTAG CGCTGATCAACATGGGAGTCGATTTATTCAGCAAAAGTTAGAGACTTGTAGTGTTGATGAAAAAGCATCAGTTTTCAAGGAAGTTCTTCCGCATGCTTCTTCACTAATGACTGATGTTTTTGGGAATTATGTAATTCAAAAG TTTTTTGAGCATGGGAGTCCTGAACAGAGGAGAGAACTTGCTAATAAGCTGGTTGGCAATGTTTTGCCTTTGAGCCTTCAGATGTATGGCTGTCGTGTAATTCAAAAG GCACTTGAGGTTATTGAGCTTGATCAGAAAACACAGCTTGTGCAAGAACTTGATGGAAATGTTATGAGGTGTGTTCGAGATCAGAATGGGAACCATGTAATTCAAAAGTGCATTGAGTGTATACCAACAGAAAAAATTGGATTTATAATATCTGCATTTCATGGTCAAATTGCAACACTTTCTACACATCCTTATGGTTGCCGAGTAATTCAG AGAGTCTTGGAGCATTGTACAGATGAATCTCAAAGTCAATGGATCGTGGATGAGATTTTGCAGTCAGCCTGCCTGCTTGCACAAGATCAGTATGGCAATTATGTCACACAG CATGTTTTGGAGAGGGAAAAACCACATGAAAGAAGCCAGATCATCAGCAAATTATCTGGACAGATTGTACAGATGAGCCAGCACAAATTTGCCTCAAATGTTATTGAGAAGTGTTTGGAGTATGGCAATACTGAAGAAAGAGATCACTTGATCAAGGAAATACTTGGACAAACTGAAGGAAATGACAATTTACTG GTAATGATGAAGGATCAATTTGCAAATTATGTGGTTCAGAAGAGTCTTGAAACATGCACTGATAATCAGCGTCAAATCTTGCTCGATCGCATAAAAGTTCATCTGCAGGCTTTGAAGAAATACACCTACGGGAAACATATCGTTGCACGAGTTGAACAGTTATGCAGTGAAG ATTTTTCAGAATCATGA